The Alosa alosa isolate M-15738 ecotype Scorff River chromosome 9, AALO_Geno_1.1, whole genome shotgun sequence genome includes a region encoding these proteins:
- the ivns1abpa gene encoding influenza virus NS1A-binding protein homolog A yields the protein MIPNGYLIFEDESFLDSTVAKMNALRKSGQFCDVRLQVCGHELMAHRAVLACCSPYLFEIFNSDTEPHGVAHVKFEDLDPQAVEVLLNYAYTAQLKADKELVKEVYSAAKRLKMERVKQICGDYLLSKMDAQSAISYRHFASGMGDTRLLGKIDGFIQENLLEVSEQEDFLKLPRLKLEVMLEDNLMLPSNGKLYSKVISWVQRSLWENGEPLERLMEEVQTLYYSADHKLLDRALLDGQVEVFGAEEDHIQFVQKKAPRETVSRQLSTSSSGTLSPGSTKQSCKHEWKYIASEKTTNNTYLCLAVLEGMLCVIFLHGRNSPQSSPSATPCLLKSLSWEGPLEATEERPLAPMHYARSGLGTAALDGRLIAAGGYNREECLRTVECYDLKNDRWTFVAPMRTPRARFQMAVLMGQLYVMGGSNGHSDELSCGETYNPTTDEWTQVPELRTNRCNAGVCSLNNKLYVVGGSDPCGQKGLKNCDAFDPVTKVWSNCAPLNIRRHQAAVCELDGFMYAIGGAESWNCLNSVERYNPDNNTWTLIAPMNVARRGAGVTVYEGKLFVVGGFDGSRALRCVEVYDPARNEWRMLGSMTSARSNAGVALLGNYIFAVGGFDGNEFLNTMELYDLDTDEWTSCATDFTSA from the exons ATGATTCCCAACGGCTATCTGATATTCGAGGACGAAAGCTTTTTGGATTCCACCGTGGCCAAGATGAATGCGCTCCGTAAGAGCGGCCAGTTTTGTGACGTCagactgcag GTGTGCGGTCATGAGCTGATGGCCCATCGGGCCGTGCTGGCCTGCTGCAGCCCCTACCTATTTGAGATTTTCAACAGCGACACAGAGCCACATGGCGTGGCCCATGTCAAGTTTGAGGATCTGGACCCACAAGCCGTGGAGGTTCTGCTTAACTACGCCTACACTGCCCa ACTGAAGGCTGATAAGGAACTGGTGAAGGAGGTCTACTCTGCTGCCAAACGGCTCAAAATGGAGAGAGTGAAGCAG ATCTGCGGAGACTACCTGCTCTCCAAGATGGACGCCCAGAGCGCCATCTCCTACCGCCACTTCGCCAGCGGAATGGGAGATACCCGGCTGCTCGGCAAGATCGACGGCTTCATCCAGGAGAACCTGCTGGAGGTGTCTGAGCAGGAGGACTTCCTCAAGCTGCCCCGCCTGAAG CTGGAGGTGATGCTGGAGGACAAcctgatgttgcctagcaacgggAAGCTGTACTCCAAGGTGATCTCCTGGGTGCAGCGCAGCCTGTGGGAGAACGGAGAGCCGCTAGAGAGGCTGATGGAGGAG gtgcAAACGCTGTACTACTCAGCTGACCACAAGCTCCTGGACAGAGCTCTGCTGGACGGGCAGGTCGAGGTGTTTGGTGCTGAGGAAGATCACATCCAGTTTGTGCAG AAGAAGGCCCCTCGTGAGACCGTGAGCAGGCAGCTGAGCACCAGCTCCTCTGGCACCCTCTCCCCCGGCTCCACCAAGCAGTCCTGCAAGCATGAGTGGAAGTACATCGCCTCCGAGAAGACCACCA aCAACACCTACCTGTGTCTGGCGGTGCTGGAGGGCATGCTGTGCGTGATCTTCCTGCACGGGCGCAACTCCCCTCAGAGCTCGCCGTCGGCCACGCCCTGCCTGCTCAAGAGCCTGAGCTGGGAGGGCCCGCTGGAGGCTACCGAGGAGCGCCCGCTGGCCCCCATGCACTACGCCCGCTCCGGCCTGGGCACCGCTGCTCTGGACGGACGTCTCATTGCCGCAG GTGGTTACAACCGGGAAGAGTGTTTGCGGACGGTGGAGTGTTACGACCTGAAGAACGACCGCTGGACGTTTGTGGCTCCCATGCGCACGCCTCGGGCTCGCTTCCAGATGGCTGTGCTTATG GGGCAACTGTATGTGATGGGCGGCTCCAACGGCCACTCGGATGAACTGAGCTGCGGGGAGACGTACAACCCGACCACTGATGAATGGACTCAGGTGCCAGAGCTTCGGACCAATCGCTGCAACGCAG GTGTCTGTTCCCTAAACAACAAACTGTACGTTGTTGGGGGCTCAGACCCCTGTGGCCAGAAGGGTCTGAAGAACTGCGACGCCTTTGACCCGGTCACCAAAGTCTGGAGCAACTGTGCCCCACTCAACATCA GGAGGCATCAGGCAGCGGTGTGCGAGTTGGATGGCTTCATGTACGCAATTGGAGGAGCGGAGTCCTGGAACTGCCTGAACAGCGTGGAGCGCTACAACCCTGACAACAACACTTGGACCCTCATCGCCCCCATGAACGTGGCCCGCCGAGGTGCTGGTGTGACCGTGTACGAAG GCAAGCTGTTTGTGGTGGGCGGTTTCGACGGTTCTCGCGCCCTGCGCTGTGTGGAGGTGTACGACCCGGCCCGCAACGAGTGGAGGATGTTGGGAAGCATGACGTCGGCGCGTAGCAATGCGGGCGTGGCCCTGCTCGGCAACTACATCTTTGCCGTGGGCGGCTTCGATGGCAACGAGTTCCTGAACACCATGGAGCTGTACGACTTGGATACAGACGAGTGGACCTCCTGTGCCACCGACTTCACCTCTGCCTGA